A window from Prosthecobacter sp. encodes these proteins:
- a CDS encoding DUF1552 domain-containing protein: protein MNTSRRKFLRGTGIALGLPWLESICSFGAESLKTNTAPRRLAVCFTGNGVNPHHWGAANGANGMEFMKSLTPLEGLKQQVNVFKGLWNPTTVEGEGGHYPKMNVLCGLKVKKTTTDVEVGTTMDQLIAAHTGKFTPVPSVVLGTERPSYSTDSGFTSIYSAYISWSTPTTPAPKEIFPQQAFDQLFDDGSRRKRDKSILDLVLDDANGLKPKLSQRDKQKLDEYLTSVREIEQRVELAEKISQAETNGTGWQPTVKVPTLKRPGPGIPASSEEHLRLMFDIMVLAFQMDRTRVATFMMNNDLSNMRFPSLDGISGGIHELSHHANDEHRLDMYQRVNQHQVKLWGEALAKMQATNEGERTLLENSMIMLTSSLFDGNAHDSRQLPVVLAGGGGGTIQGGRFHDHSADPNRKLCRLHIALMDRMGVKTSHFGDAENALAI from the coding sequence ATGAACACCTCTCGTCGCAAATTTCTCCGTGGCACCGGCATCGCGCTTGGTTTGCCTTGGTTAGAATCCATCTGCTCGTTCGGAGCCGAATCGTTGAAGACCAACACTGCGCCGCGTCGGCTCGCGGTGTGCTTCACGGGCAATGGCGTGAATCCGCATCATTGGGGAGCGGCGAATGGCGCGAACGGCATGGAGTTCATGAAGTCGCTCACGCCGCTTGAAGGACTCAAGCAGCAGGTGAACGTCTTCAAAGGCCTGTGGAATCCCACGACGGTGGAAGGCGAAGGCGGCCATTATCCGAAGATGAACGTGCTCTGCGGCCTGAAGGTGAAAAAGACCACCACCGATGTCGAGGTCGGCACCACGATGGATCAGCTCATCGCGGCACATACCGGCAAATTCACGCCCGTGCCCAGCGTCGTGCTCGGCACCGAGCGCCCAAGCTACAGCACCGACTCCGGTTTCACGTCGATCTACTCCGCCTACATCTCCTGGAGCACGCCGACGACGCCAGCGCCGAAGGAAATCTTCCCGCAGCAAGCCTTTGACCAGCTTTTCGACGACGGCAGCCGCCGCAAACGCGACAAGAGCATCCTCGATCTCGTGCTTGATGACGCGAACGGCCTCAAACCCAAGCTCAGCCAGCGCGACAAGCAGAAGCTCGACGAATACCTCACCTCCGTCCGAGAGATCGAGCAGCGCGTCGAGCTTGCCGAAAAAATTAGTCAGGCTGAAACCAACGGCACCGGCTGGCAGCCCACCGTGAAAGTGCCCACGCTCAAACGCCCCGGCCCCGGCATCCCCGCCAGCAGCGAGGAGCACCTCCGCCTCATGTTCGACATCATGGTGCTCGCTTTCCAGATGGATCGCACCCGAGTCGCCACGTTCATGATGAACAACGACCTATCCAACATGCGATTCCCCAGCCTCGACGGCATCAGCGGCGGCATCCATGAGCTGTCGCATCACGCCAATGACGAGCATCGCCTCGACATGTATCAGCGCGTAAACCAGCATCAGGTGAAGCTCTGGGGCGAGGCCCTCGCCAAAATGCAGGCCACCAATGAAGGTGAGCGCACCCTGCTCGAAAACAGCATGATCATGCTCACCAGCAGCCTCTTCGACGGCAACGCGCACGATTCACGCCAGCTCCCCGTCGTCCTCGCCGGCGGCGGTGGCGGCACGATTCAAGGTGGTCGCTTCCACGATCACAGTGCCGATCCAAATCGTAAACTCTGCCGCCTCCACATCGCGTTGATGGACCGCATGGGCGTGAAGACGAGCCACTTCGGCGATGCGGAAAACGCGCTGGCGATTTAG
- a CDS encoding sodium/solute symporter (Members of the Solute:Sodium Symporter (SSS), TC 2.A.21 as described in tcdb.org, catalyze solute:Na+ symport. Known solutes for members of the family include sugars, amino acids, nucleosides, inositols, vitamins, urea or anions, depending on the system.): MRILDWLVIITYAVGMLAIGQYYARRNKTTDDYMLGGRRMSPFAVGLSLFATLTSALSYLAVPGEMIKHGPMQLVQYAAFPLIGIVVGWGLIPFIMRQRASSAYEMLEQRFGISVRLVGATMFLTMRLAWMAAILYATSDKVLAPMLGLGPQATVLASVVMCVITLIYTAEGGLRAVVLTDAVQSLIMLGGAAAVIVLVTVDLGGVSAWWPHQWAAHWDAPRFGFDATTRITFLGMIMSAFGWYVCTFGSDQMAIQRWLSTRDTSAARRSLFTTLVSEALVGILLGLVGLSLVGYFTKHPELFTESASLVTGADRLFPRFVMVGLPAGMTGVIIAAVLAAAMSSLSSGMNSSSLVITEDFIVRFRKSPLADASRMKLARWISAGIGIAVILISLLVSRIEGNLLDVCFRAVNLLTAPLFVLFFMAMFVRWATTFGALVAALASVATAVCIAYSASFGLPPISIMWIMPGSFAAGVVSGSLASLLPVGLPSKSTARGKPSNTEE, encoded by the coding sequence ATGAGAATCTTGGACTGGCTCGTCATCATCACATACGCCGTCGGCATGCTGGCCATCGGGCAGTATTATGCGCGGCGGAACAAGACGACCGATGACTACATGCTGGGTGGCCGGCGCATGAGTCCGTTTGCGGTGGGGCTGTCGTTGTTTGCCACGCTGACCAGCGCGCTGTCCTACCTCGCGGTGCCTGGAGAGATGATCAAACACGGGCCAATGCAGCTCGTGCAGTATGCGGCATTTCCGCTGATCGGCATCGTCGTTGGCTGGGGACTCATTCCGTTCATCATGCGACAACGGGCCAGCAGTGCGTATGAGATGCTGGAGCAACGTTTCGGCATCAGCGTGCGACTGGTGGGCGCGACGATGTTTCTGACGATGCGCCTGGCCTGGATGGCGGCGATCCTGTATGCGACTTCCGACAAAGTTCTGGCACCGATGCTGGGCCTGGGTCCGCAGGCAACCGTGCTCGCCAGCGTGGTGATGTGCGTCATCACGCTCATCTACACGGCGGAAGGCGGCTTGCGTGCGGTAGTTCTCACCGATGCGGTGCAATCCCTGATCATGCTCGGTGGTGCGGCTGCGGTGATCGTGCTTGTCACGGTTGATCTCGGCGGTGTTTCAGCCTGGTGGCCGCATCAATGGGCCGCGCACTGGGATGCGCCGCGCTTCGGCTTTGATGCCACCACACGCATCACCTTTCTCGGCATGATCATGTCCGCCTTCGGCTGGTATGTCTGCACCTTTGGCTCGGACCAGATGGCGATTCAGCGCTGGCTCTCCACACGCGACACAAGCGCCGCCCGCCGGTCGCTCTTCACCACGCTGGTCTCGGAAGCCTTGGTCGGTATCTTGCTGGGATTGGTCGGTCTCTCATTGGTGGGCTATTTCACCAAGCATCCTGAGCTGTTCACCGAATCCGCAAGCCTCGTCACTGGAGCGGACCGGTTGTTCCCGCGCTTCGTCATGGTGGGCCTGCCCGCTGGCATGACGGGCGTGATCATCGCCGCCGTGCTCGCCGCCGCCATGTCCAGCCTGTCGTCCGGCATGAATTCATCGTCCTTGGTGATCACGGAGGACTTCATCGTGCGCTTCCGCAAATCGCCGCTGGCCGATGCCAGCCGCATGAAACTCGCTCGTTGGATTTCCGCTGGCATCGGCATTGCGGTGATCCTCATCAGTCTCTTGGTGAGCCGGATTGAAGGGAACCTCCTCGATGTCTGCTTCCGCGCGGTGAATCTGCTGACCGCGCCGTTGTTCGTGCTGTTTTTCATGGCGATGTTTGTGCGATGGGCGACGACGTTTGGCGCGCTTGTGGCCGCACTGGCCAGCGTCGCCACCGCGGTGTGCATCGCCTATTCCGCATCGTTCGGGCTGCCTCCCATCAGCATCATGTGGATCATGCCAGGCTCGTTTGCGGCTGGCGTGGTGAGCGGGAGTCTCGCCAGCCTGCTGCCCGTCGGTTTGCCTTCAAAGAGCACCGCCCGTGGGAAGCCATCGAACACGGAAGAATAA
- a CDS encoding MFS transporter, with amino-acid sequence MSKAKSAGALVAFMWFAYFLNYCDRQAVFSMFPSLKADLGMTDKQLGLTGAIFLWVYAFGCPIAGQLADRFSKRLLVVLSLIVWSLVTVATGFAGSAFMLLGLRAAMGISESLFMPTAIALTANAHPPELRSRAIAVLTTAQIAGTVAGSWFGGWMADRGQWRGAFFVLGAVGLLYALPYFAFLRGVNENPTAETVTPSKSLAFPILLRVRSFLLLCVVFPIFVFGLWLLYGWLPTFLKEKFALNQADAAFNATIFLQLTTAIGLLGGGVLADKLYRRTKASRLWLMTASLILCAPCLHFLGSSDTLAVTRIAAASFGLFSGLLMGNIFPAAFEVVPADTRASAVGILNFCGAIMSGFATLFGGMWKQSLGIDRLLSITALAYLAAGIALVVGIKTLFPRDLVQTQISS; translated from the coding sequence ATGAGCAAAGCGAAATCAGCCGGCGCGCTCGTCGCTTTCATGTGGTTCGCGTATTTCCTGAACTACTGCGACCGCCAGGCGGTGTTCTCGATGTTCCCGTCGTTGAAAGCCGATCTCGGCATGACGGACAAGCAACTCGGCCTCACGGGCGCGATATTCCTCTGGGTCTATGCCTTTGGCTGTCCCATCGCCGGTCAGCTCGCGGATCGTTTTTCAAAACGTCTGCTTGTCGTGCTCAGTCTCATCGTGTGGAGCCTCGTCACCGTCGCCACCGGCTTCGCAGGTTCTGCTTTCATGCTGCTTGGCCTGCGGGCGGCCATGGGCATCTCGGAGTCGCTCTTCATGCCTACGGCCATCGCCTTGACCGCAAATGCGCATCCGCCCGAGCTGCGCTCGCGGGCCATTGCCGTGCTCACCACCGCGCAAATCGCGGGTACCGTGGCGGGCAGTTGGTTCGGCGGCTGGATGGCGGATCGCGGCCAATGGCGCGGCGCGTTCTTTGTGCTCGGTGCAGTCGGCTTGCTCTACGCGCTGCCGTATTTTGCCTTCCTGCGCGGCGTGAATGAAAACCCCACCGCTGAGACCGTCACGCCTTCCAAATCGCTCGCCTTCCCGATCCTGCTGCGCGTGCGCTCCTTCCTGCTGCTGTGCGTCGTGTTTCCCATCTTCGTCTTCGGCCTGTGGCTGCTCTACGGCTGGTTGCCCACCTTTCTCAAAGAGAAGTTCGCGCTCAATCAAGCCGACGCTGCCTTCAACGCCACGATCTTCCTTCAATTGACGACCGCCATCGGCCTGCTCGGCGGCGGCGTGCTCGCGGACAAGCTCTATCGCCGCACCAAGGCCTCGCGGCTCTGGCTCATGACCGCGAGCCTCATCCTTTGCGCGCCCTGCCTGCATTTCCTTGGCAGTAGCGACACACTCGCCGTCACACGCATCGCCGCTGCGTCCTTCGGCCTCTTCAGCGGTCTCCTCATGGGCAACATCTTCCCCGCCGCCTTCGAAGTCGTGCCCGCCGACACCCGCGCCTCCGCCGTTGGCATTCTCAATTTCTGCGGTGCGATCATGTCTGGCTTCGCGACTTTGTTTGGTGGCATGTGGAAACAGTCGCTCGGCATTGACCGCCTGCTCTCCATCACGGCACTGGCTTATCTCGCTGCGGGCATCGCGTTGGTCGTTGGCATCAAGACGCTGTTTCCGCGTGACCTCGTTCAAACTCAGATCTCATCATGA
- a CDS encoding alpha/beta hydrolase fold domain-containing protein — MNFKTILVTALAVASFSGASHAADRTFSFTVLEIPDIQRGAGLAIVMRTPSGKTWLYDTGTAHPERLSSDGWLAKFNAGRDVVAPLLKKLGVTSIDGIFISHAHYDHFGGLLWLKENFEIKKLIDCGYVFQSDNEDDYRGTNKEELDHYSRVRDEFKARGAHITATAGETLNLDPDLKIEVIAPPKSYFKDPQITTRPKNDTPSHFLVNANSLALRIQFGDIVFLLPGDIQTEDIEASLMPFVDKTKLKCHILVAPGHGIHPIPKAFGEAVRPEVSIASVFPRYAKGIRSTATLKAFGAKTFVTGLHGNVQVVTDGKTCQVSSERDDTNKPSVTHRVPLWPGLAPIGEGKMEECTKELEVFLPPADKANGAAIVLCPGGGYIRHVTEREGYPIAQWLNEHGIACVILEYRLPELRHQVPLLDAQRAIRLTRANAAAWKVNPQRIGILGFSAGGHVASTALTHFNAGDPASTDPIERLSCRPDFGWLVYPVVTMGEFTHTGSKEKLIGSNATPDLVSLYSNETQVTANTPPTFLAHAIDDKPVPPENSRQFVVAMKAHNVPVELLELPSGGHGFNGCKGPLWEQWKAAALKWMAAQKLIPPSTL, encoded by the coding sequence ATGAATTTCAAAACCATCCTCGTTACCGCGCTCGCTGTCGCATCATTCAGTGGTGCCAGCCATGCCGCTGATCGCACCTTCAGCTTCACCGTTCTCGAAATCCCCGACATCCAGCGCGGTGCCGGCCTCGCCATCGTGATGCGCACGCCTTCAGGCAAGACTTGGCTTTACGACACTGGGACAGCGCATCCCGAGCGGCTTTCGTCCGATGGCTGGCTGGCGAAGTTCAATGCGGGGCGCGATGTCGTCGCACCGTTGCTGAAGAAACTGGGCGTCACCAGCATCGACGGCATCTTCATCAGCCATGCGCACTACGATCACTTCGGCGGCCTGCTATGGCTGAAGGAGAACTTCGAAATCAAGAAGCTCATCGACTGCGGCTACGTTTTCCAAAGTGACAACGAGGATGACTACCGCGGCACGAACAAGGAAGAACTCGATCACTACAGCCGCGTGCGCGACGAGTTCAAAGCGCGTGGAGCGCACATCACCGCCACGGCGGGCGAGACGCTGAATCTCGATCCTGATTTGAAGATCGAAGTCATCGCACCGCCGAAGAGCTACTTCAAAGACCCGCAGATCACCACGCGACCGAAGAACGATACGCCCTCGCACTTCCTCGTGAACGCGAACTCGCTCGCGCTACGCATTCAGTTCGGCGACATCGTTTTCCTGCTGCCCGGCGACATCCAGACCGAGGACATCGAGGCGAGCCTTATGCCCTTCGTCGATAAGACCAAGCTCAAGTGCCACATCCTCGTTGCTCCCGGTCACGGCATTCATCCGATCCCGAAAGCCTTCGGCGAGGCCGTGCGGCCCGAGGTGTCCATCGCCAGCGTCTTCCCGCGCTACGCCAAAGGCATCCGCTCCACCGCCACGCTGAAGGCTTTCGGTGCCAAAACCTTCGTCACCGGCCTGCACGGCAATGTGCAAGTCGTCACCGATGGCAAAACTTGCCAAGTCAGCTCCGAACGTGATGACACCAACAAGCCCTCCGTTACTCATCGCGTCCCGCTTTGGCCCGGCCTAGCACCGATTGGCGAAGGCAAGATGGAGGAATGCACCAAGGAACTCGAAGTCTTCCTTCCACCTGCCGACAAGGCGAACGGCGCTGCCATCGTGCTCTGTCCTGGCGGCGGTTACATCCGCCACGTCACGGAGCGAGAAGGCTATCCTATCGCGCAATGGCTCAACGAGCACGGCATCGCCTGCGTCATCCTCGAGTATCGCCTGCCAGAGCTGCGCCATCAGGTGCCGCTGCTCGATGCCCAACGCGCCATCCGCCTCACTCGCGCCAATGCCGCTGCGTGGAAGGTCAATCCGCAGCGCATCGGCATCCTCGGCTTCTCCGCTGGTGGTCACGTCGCCTCGACTGCGCTCACGCATTTCAATGCGGGGGATCCTGCCTCCACCGATCCCATCGAGCGCCTGAGCTGCCGTCCCGACTTCGGCTGGCTCGTCTATCCCGTCGTCACGATGGGCGAGTTCACGCACACCGGCTCCAAAGAGAAACTCATCGGCTCCAACGCTACACCGGACCTCGTGAGCCTCTATTCGAACGAAACTCAAGTCACCGCCAACACACCGCCCACCTTCCTCGCCCACGCCATCGACGACAAACCGGTGCCGCCCGAGAACAGCCGCCAGTTCGTCGTCGCGATGAAAGCACACAATGTCCCCGTCGAACTCCTTGAACTCCCCAGCGGCGGACATGGCTTCAACGGCTGCAAAGGCCCGCTCTGGGAGCAATGGAAAGCCGCTGCGCTCAAGTGGATGGCCGCGCAGAAACTCATCCCTCCAAGCACCTTGTGA
- a CDS encoding succinylglutamate desuccinylase/aspartoacylase family protein — MVITSLDLDKPGKQQGFLQVPYSHNLGGWANVMIPITIVARGKGPTVLVLGGNHGDEYQGQIAIMKLARELTPEKVAGRIILIPSLNLPAAKAATRLSPLDGMNMNRAFPGDAEGPVTSQIAHYLRTVLFPISDVVIDIHSGGRSMEFVPCSHMHLVPDREQRAKMFAAMLAWGTEFCFIYADIAGSGLLPVEAENQGKLVVTTELGGGECVPASVHRIAQSGLKNVLVHVGALKGREQPRKVPAIITQATNREDYILAPESGIFEVTVDLGAKVKKGQTVGYIHHLERPDRAPEEIIAQSAGYLITMRAPCLTQQGDCVAVIARQVSEREVIHA, encoded by the coding sequence ATGGTCATCACCTCCCTAGATCTCGACAAGCCCGGAAAGCAGCAGGGCTTTCTGCAAGTGCCCTATTCTCACAACCTCGGCGGTTGGGCGAATGTGATGATCCCCATCACCATCGTCGCACGCGGAAAGGGCCCAACAGTGCTCGTGCTCGGTGGCAATCATGGCGATGAGTATCAGGGCCAGATCGCCATCATGAAGCTCGCGCGCGAGTTGACGCCCGAGAAGGTCGCGGGCCGCATCATTCTCATTCCATCGCTGAACTTGCCTGCGGCCAAAGCTGCGACGCGATTGTCACCACTCGACGGCATGAACATGAACCGCGCCTTCCCCGGCGATGCGGAAGGCCCGGTCACCAGCCAGATCGCGCACTATCTGCGCACGGTGCTGTTTCCGATCAGCGATGTCGTCATCGACATCCACAGCGGTGGCCGCAGCATGGAGTTCGTGCCGTGTTCGCACATGCATCTGGTGCCGGATCGTGAACAACGGGCGAAGATGTTTGCCGCCATGCTCGCCTGGGGCACGGAGTTCTGTTTCATCTACGCCGACATCGCCGGATCCGGCCTGTTGCCTGTTGAAGCGGAGAATCAGGGCAAGCTCGTCGTCACCACCGAACTCGGCGGTGGCGAATGCGTTCCCGCCAGCGTGCATCGCATCGCGCAAAGTGGATTGAAGAACGTGCTCGTTCATGTCGGCGCGCTCAAAGGTCGTGAACAGCCGCGAAAAGTACCTGCAATCATCACCCAGGCCACGAATCGCGAAGACTACATCCTCGCGCCAGAGTCCGGCATTTTTGAAGTCACGGTCGATCTCGGTGCGAAGGTCAAAAAAGGCCAAACCGTCGGCTACATACATCATCTGGAGCGTCCTGATCGAGCGCCGGAGGAAATCATCGCACAGAGCGCCGGTTATCTCATCACCATGCGAGCCCCATGCCTCACGCAGCAGGGCGATTGCGTCGCTGTGATCGCCAGACAAGTCAGTGAGCGCGAGGTTATACACGCATGA
- a CDS encoding family 10 glycosylhydrolase yields MNRRQFLQTSAGAVLGTTLLHAVELPANHREMMQRRKRRIVVQYDANDPMWSYWKLHRNAEAKFERFRDVVFSQMDVAGSQIDAIWWDIGGSPLGCSYPSKIEPPVDHPLLKLWLSEGIDWVEKLVNETRRRKLEVFWNHRISEVECLPEGGLSKQPHPLKVAHPDWAVPASWWPQGMWNLAAPGLREHKLAILRELAMRYDLDGIQIDFSRHIPCLSVGHQWELRGHVTEFMRMVRLMLMEVAQQRGRPLLLAAKVPQTLEGCHVDGFDVNAWADQHLVDVLTLGSRSMDVDVEGLRAVVGNDVQLQPCFDDHHTTDGYRYGSIEFLRGIFANHFQRGADSVATFNWSVGTPEVCRIVGSDVGPPSHQAAYQQVGDPKTMAGKDKFFAIERRGGYPWADGFFNRNDTAPLPKQLDVAGEAAKFTLHISDAPPASDVKASLTLRCILFQAHEADAFEIRFNGTPLSITTRDSEWKDAQIFSPKPQSTSGGKGDYKINPQQRLLRLDSLVPREAWKLGRNEVEVRIASRAPSVNSAVQIEKVEAHMKYVQD; encoded by the coding sequence ATGAATCGCCGGCAGTTTCTCCAAACGAGCGCTGGTGCGGTGTTGGGCACGACGCTGCTGCACGCTGTGGAGTTGCCAGCGAACCATCGCGAAATGATGCAACGAAGGAAACGACGTATCGTCGTGCAATACGATGCGAATGATCCCATGTGGAGTTACTGGAAGCTTCACCGGAATGCAGAGGCCAAGTTCGAGCGCTTTCGCGACGTGGTCTTTTCGCAGATGGATGTAGCAGGCAGCCAGATCGACGCCATCTGGTGGGACATCGGCGGCAGTCCATTGGGGTGTTCGTATCCGAGCAAGATCGAACCTCCGGTGGATCATCCGCTGCTGAAGCTATGGCTCAGCGAGGGTATTGACTGGGTCGAGAAACTCGTGAATGAGACGCGCCGTCGCAAGCTGGAGGTCTTCTGGAACCACCGCATCAGCGAGGTCGAATGCCTGCCCGAAGGCGGATTGTCGAAGCAGCCGCATCCACTGAAAGTAGCGCATCCCGATTGGGCAGTGCCCGCCTCGTGGTGGCCGCAGGGCATGTGGAATCTCGCCGCGCCTGGGTTGCGCGAGCACAAGTTGGCGATCCTTCGCGAACTGGCGATGCGCTACGACTTGGATGGCATTCAGATCGACTTCTCGCGGCACATACCCTGCCTTTCGGTCGGTCATCAGTGGGAACTTCGCGGGCATGTCACGGAGTTCATGCGCATGGTCCGCCTGATGTTGATGGAAGTCGCACAGCAACGCGGACGCCCGCTCCTGCTGGCCGCGAAAGTGCCGCAGACTCTCGAAGGCTGTCATGTGGACGGCTTTGACGTGAATGCCTGGGCCGATCAGCATCTCGTCGATGTGCTCACCCTCGGATCACGCTCGATGGACGTGGATGTGGAAGGCCTTCGCGCTGTCGTCGGCAACGATGTTCAGCTTCAGCCCTGCTTCGACGATCACCACACTACCGACGGCTATCGCTACGGCTCCATCGAGTTTCTGCGAGGCATTTTCGCGAACCATTTTCAGCGCGGAGCCGACAGCGTGGCAACCTTCAATTGGTCCGTTGGCACTCCCGAAGTCTGCCGTATCGTCGGTTCAGACGTTGGCCCACCGTCGCATCAGGCGGCCTACCAACAAGTGGGCGACCCAAAGACGATGGCAGGCAAAGACAAGTTTTTCGCCATCGAACGACGCGGCGGCTATCCGTGGGCTGACGGCTTCTTCAACCGCAATGACACCGCGCCTTTGCCGAAGCAACTCGACGTGGCTGGCGAGGCCGCGAAGTTCACGCTGCATATCAGCGATGCACCACCAGCGAGTGACGTGAAGGCCAGCCTCACGCTGCGTTGCATCCTCTTCCAAGCCCACGAGGCCGATGCGTTCGAGATTCGATTCAACGGCACGCCACTGTCCATCACCACGCGCGATTCTGAATGGAAGGACGCGCAGATATTCTCACCGAAACCCCAGTCCACCTCTGGCGGCAAAGGCGACTACAAAATCAATCCTCAGCAACGCCTGCTGCGGCTCGACAGCCTCGTGCCGCGCGAGGCCTGGAAGCTCGGCAGAAACGAAGTGGAGGTTCGCATCGCATCCCGCGCACCCTCCGTGAATTCAGCCGTGCAAATCGAAAAGGTGGAGGCGCACATGAAGTATGTGCAGGATTGA